The Phycisphaerae bacterium DNA segment ACGCGGTGAAAGAAGCCGTTGACGTGTTGTGTCAGTACCTGATCTCAATGGACAGCGCCGATCAGGTGGGGTTGGTGTCCTACAGCGACAGCGCGCGGCTCGAGCAGGGGCTGACGTTCGATCTTCAGACCATCAGCGACACCGCTTACTCTCAGCAGGCAGGCAGTTACGGAAGCATGACGAACATCTCGGCTGGGATGACTCTGGCGGTCCAGGAGTTGACCGGACCTCGCTCGCGATCGACGGCCAAGAAAGTGATGATCGTGATGACCGACGGCGTGGCCAACCGGCCCAACGGTGAGACGGAAGCCCGGCAGGCCTGTTACGACGCCGCTGACGCCGCGGGCGAGCAGCACGTGCAGATCTACAGCGTCTCGATCGGATCGGTCTCCGACCAGGATTTGATGGCCAACCTCGCCGAAAACGGCAAGGGCGTCCACTACCACGTGCCGACCCTAGCCATCTCACAGTACGAGGAGGATCTCCAGGACGTCTTCCGGACCCTCGGCGGACGGCGCCCCGTTCGGCTGATCGAATAGCAGTCCGGCTCACAGGTGCACGTGCTGGCGGAGATGAGAGAGGCTGCCTCTCGGCAGCGGGAGACGTTCCTCGATCATCTCCGCCGCCGCATTTGCGGACCGGTGTTTAGGCGTTTGCATTAACCCGCCACCTATTGTAATGTTAAGATAGAGAATTCCCTTCTTACCTAACTTATCAGGGGTGAATGACAACAAGATCACCGTGCACCTGCACTTTCATCTAAAGGAGAGTAAGAATGGGAATGCAAGGGCGAGTCAGAGAGGTGCCATCGGTCCGCGCGAAGCGGGCGGTGGCGGCGGTGTGGGTGGCGGCGACCATGACGGTCATGGTCGGGTTTGCCGCCCTGGCGGTCGACGTCGGGTACATCTATTCGACGCAGGCGGAGCTTCAGCGGACGGCGGACGCCGCGGCGATGGCGGCGGCGAGTCGCCTGGCGGGCAGCGAACTGGAAACCACGGCGTTCGATATCGCCCGTCACTACAGTCAGCTCAATGAGGCGGGCGGAGTGGCCATCGACCTGTCGGAGGACGACGTAACGCTGGGACGGGCGGTAATGGACAGCGGAGGCAAGTACGCCTTCGAGCCGGGCGCCGAACCTCCCGACGCGGTTCGGATCCGGGTGCGGCGGAGTTCCGATTCGCCCAACGGAGCGCTGCAACTGTTTCTGGGCCCATTCCTTGGGGTTTCGGAGGCCGACCTGGGCGCCTCGGCGACGGCGATGCTGGTGCCGCGGGACATCGTGATCGTGATGGACCTGTCGAACTCGATGAGCTACGACAGCCAGCTCAAGCACGAGAGCGAGACGGAGATCAACATTCGGCAGGTCTGGGAGGACCTGGGTTCGCCGACCTTCGGCAAGATGACGGCGTTCCACAGCAGCGCTTCACAGATGCCCTATTACTCCTCCTCGCTGTACACCAGCAAGATCAAGAGCTACCTGGGTCTGACCAACGTGCCGTATCCCTATCCGCAGGGAAGCTGGGACGAGTACATCAACTACGTCAAGACCAGCCTGGACGACAGTTGGCGGGACGCCGACGAACGGGCCTACGAGGACCGCTACGGGTTGCGGACGTTCGTTCACTACCTGCTGGACAAGCGGCACTGCGAGTGGGAAACGCCGGAGCTTTCGAACACCCGGGTCCAGCCGGTGCACGCCCTCAAGCAGGCGATCGGCGTGCTGTGCCAGTACCTGGTTTCGATTGACAGTTCGGATCAGGTCGGCTTGGTTTCCTACTGCGACACGTCGAGGATCGAACACGAACTGACCTACGACCTCGAGGCGATCGCCGTCGAGGCGTACAGCCAGCAGGCGGGCAGCTACGGCAGCCAGACCAATATCGCGTCGGGCGTCGATCTGGCGGTGGCCGAACTGCTTGGTCCGCGGGCGCGGCCGACGGCCAAGAAGGTGATGATCCTGATGACCGACGGCATGGCGAACCGGCCCGACAACGAGGAGATCGCCCGCGAGGTGTGCATCGAATCGGCGACGGGGACTGGGGCCAACCGGATCCAGATTTTCACCATTTCGCTGGGTTCGGTGGCCGACCAGGAGCTGATGGCGGAACTGGCCGAGTTGGGCAAGGGGGAGCACTACCACGTGCCCACTCTGGCCATCTCGCAGTACGAGGAAGACCTCCGGCAGGTGTTCCGGACGCTCGGCGGACGACGGCCCGTGCGGCTGATCGAATAGTTCAGGGGCGGCGTGTCCCTGAGAAACTCTTGGTTTCCCACGTCGAAGGCCCGGGCCGACGCCCGGGCCGCTTTTTTTGCGCCCTTCCACCCCCATGAGGGGGCCGGAAGGCGGCGGCAAAGTGTTTGACTGGGATCAAGTACCGACGTATCATTATCAATCTTGCGTATCACCCAAGCTGACCTACAGGCAGGGCAGGGGTGTCAAAAGCGTGTTTCGGAAAGTGGTAGAGACAGAGTATGGAATGGAAACGGTTGATCGCGGCCATGGCGCTGTCGTTCCTGGCGCTGATGGTCTGGACCCAGATATCCACGCGTCTTTGGCCCGCACCGCCGCGTCCGACGGCAACGACGGGACCGGCGGCGACCCAAGTGGCGGCCACGCAGGGCACCAAGCCGGCAAGGACGGATTGGACCGAGCCCGCCATGTCGGCCGACAGCGGCGTGCTGGCGGTCGAGACGGCTGAGGTCCACGACGAGCAGATCGTGATCGGCAACGCCGAGCGCGGCAACGGGTATCGCTCGCGGCTGACGCTGACGACGGAAGGGGCGGCGGTCCGCAGGGCGGAACTGGCGCAGTACTCCGCGGAGGTGGGCAAGCTGGACAAACCGTACCAGTTGCTGACCGAAGTCGACTACGGGACCGACGTCCGCGACTCGCTGGCCACCGAAGGCTTGACCGTCTTTGGCCCGGACGGGGCCAAGTGGCAGGTAGGCCTCGATCGGCGGGACTGGCGGTACGAGGTCTCGACGGGCGATGACGAGCAGCGGGTGCGTTTCTGGGTGGATATTCGCCGCGAGGGCGAAGACCTGCTGCGGGTGACCAAGACCTACGTCGTGCCCAAGCAGAGCTTCGACGTGGCGGTGAACCTGGCGGTCGAGAACCTCTCCGATCAGCCGCTGGAGGTGGTGCTTCGCCAGCGGGGCCCGATGGGAATCCCTCAGGAAGACCCGCGAAGCGACAGCTACCGCAAATCGTTTGCCGGACTGGTCCAACCGGGAGGCCAGGAGGTAACGGTTCAGCCGGTGGACCGCAAGCACGTGCAGAAGGCTGAAGGGATGGCCTATCGCCTGGGCGCGGTGGACGAGCAGGTGGTCTGGGCGGGGCAGACCAACAAGTATTTTGCCGCCCTTCTGGCCGCCGATCAGGCCACGCGGGCCAGGATCGCGAGCATCGAGGCCACGGCCTATTCTCCGGATAAGGAGCTCGGCGAGGACCTGAGCTCGGTGTGGACGAGCCGGCCCCTTTCGATCCAGCCGTCGGAGCGGGCGGAACTGGACTTCGATCTGTTTCTGGGGCCCAAGTCGGATGAGATCTTCGCCCAGGAGCCCTACCGCAGCCTGAACTACATCGGCACCGTGGAGTACTCCTGGTGCACGATGCAGTGGCTGGCTGAGATCATGATCGCCCTGCTCAAGGGCCTGCACACCGTGACGCGCAACTACGGGTTGGCGATCATCCTGATGGTGGTGATCGTGCGGCTGCTGCTGCACCCGGTGACCAAGGGCGCGCAGAAGAACATGATGCGGATGCAGCGTGACATGAAGAAGCTGCAGCCGAAGATGCAGGCGATCAAGGAGAAGTACAAGGACAACCGCGAAGCCCAGAACAAGGCAACGATGGAGCTGTACCGGGAGGAGGGCATCAATCCGGCCACGCAGATGCTCGGATGCCTGCCGATGCTGCTGCAGATGCCCATCTGGATCGCCCTGTGGACGGCGCTGAACAACACGTTCGAGCTGCGCCACGAGCCGTTCTTCTGGTTCATCAACGACCTGGCCGGCCCGGACCAGATCATCGGTTTTTCGGGTGAGTTCATGCTGCCCCTGATCGGGAGCCTGACCGGCCCGATCCACGGGCTCAACATCCTGCCGCTGCTGCTGGGCGTCTCGATGCTGCTTCAGCAGAAGTTCCAGCCGCAGGCGGCGGAGGCGATGGCCGACCCGGCCCAGGCCAAGCAGCAGAAATTCATTTTCTACTTCATGGCCGTCTTCTTCGCGTTGATCCTCTACAACGCTCCGAGCGGATTGAACCTCTACATTCTGACCAGCAACGTCATCGGGTTCTTCGAGAACCGCCGCATCCGCCAGCACCTGGAGGAAGAGGAGAAGGCCTATCCCGGCGGCAAGCGGCCCAGGAAGGAATCGTTCTGGAGCCGGTGGCAAAAGAAGCTCGAGGTTAAGGCCAAACAGTGGGAGGCCGAGGAGAAGGTCAAACAGGCCGCCAAGCAGGAGGCCAAGAAGGCCAAGCGGAAAAAGTAACCGGCGGGAAAGAACCTCCAAGTCGAAAAGAAGGCAAGAGGACTCGGGATCGAGCCTCTTGCCTTTTCTTTTGCAGTCGTCAGGAACCTGTAGGGGAAGAATGCGACAAGGAGACGGCTCTGGTGCGCTATTTCAGGAACCGGATGGTCAGCGGGTAGCGGTAGGCCTGGCCGATGTTGGCCTGGAC contains these protein-coding regions:
- a CDS encoding VWA domain-containing protein, whose translation is AVKEAVDVLCQYLISMDSADQVGLVSYSDSARLEQGLTFDLQTISDTAYSQQAGSYGSMTNISAGMTLAVQELTGPRSRSTAKKVMIVMTDGVANRPNGETEARQACYDAADAAGEQHVQIYSVSIGSVSDQDLMANLAENGKGVHYHVPTLAISQYEEDLQDVFRTLGGRRPVRLIE
- a CDS encoding VWA domain-containing protein, translating into MGMQGRVREVPSVRAKRAVAAVWVAATMTVMVGFAALAVDVGYIYSTQAELQRTADAAAMAAASRLAGSELETTAFDIARHYSQLNEAGGVAIDLSEDDVTLGRAVMDSGGKYAFEPGAEPPDAVRIRVRRSSDSPNGALQLFLGPFLGVSEADLGASATAMLVPRDIVIVMDLSNSMSYDSQLKHESETEINIRQVWEDLGSPTFGKMTAFHSSASQMPYYSSSLYTSKIKSYLGLTNVPYPYPQGSWDEYINYVKTSLDDSWRDADERAYEDRYGLRTFVHYLLDKRHCEWETPELSNTRVQPVHALKQAIGVLCQYLVSIDSSDQVGLVSYCDTSRIEHELTYDLEAIAVEAYSQQAGSYGSQTNIASGVDLAVAELLGPRARPTAKKVMILMTDGMANRPDNEEIAREVCIESATGTGANRIQIFTISLGSVADQELMAELAELGKGEHYHVPTLAISQYEEDLRQVFRTLGGRRPVRLIE
- the yidC gene encoding membrane protein insertase YidC, with protein sequence MEWKRLIAAMALSFLALMVWTQISTRLWPAPPRPTATTGPAATQVAATQGTKPARTDWTEPAMSADSGVLAVETAEVHDEQIVIGNAERGNGYRSRLTLTTEGAAVRRAELAQYSAEVGKLDKPYQLLTEVDYGTDVRDSLATEGLTVFGPDGAKWQVGLDRRDWRYEVSTGDDEQRVRFWVDIRREGEDLLRVTKTYVVPKQSFDVAVNLAVENLSDQPLEVVLRQRGPMGIPQEDPRSDSYRKSFAGLVQPGGQEVTVQPVDRKHVQKAEGMAYRLGAVDEQVVWAGQTNKYFAALLAADQATRARIASIEATAYSPDKELGEDLSSVWTSRPLSIQPSERAELDFDLFLGPKSDEIFAQEPYRSLNYIGTVEYSWCTMQWLAEIMIALLKGLHTVTRNYGLAIILMVVIVRLLLHPVTKGAQKNMMRMQRDMKKLQPKMQAIKEKYKDNREAQNKATMELYREEGINPATQMLGCLPMLLQMPIWIALWTALNNTFELRHEPFFWFINDLAGPDQIIGFSGEFMLPLIGSLTGPIHGLNILPLLLGVSMLLQQKFQPQAAEAMADPAQAKQQKFIFYFMAVFFALILYNAPSGLNLYILTSNVIGFFENRRIRQHLEEEEKAYPGGKRPRKESFWSRWQKKLEVKAKQWEAEEKVKQAAKQEAKKAKRKK